One segment of Aggregicoccus sp. 17bor-14 DNA contains the following:
- the hmgA gene encoding homogentisate 1,2-dioxygenase, translating to MTTSGYMSGFGNEHATEAVPGALPEGRNSPQRVPYGLYAEQLSGTAFTAPRRENRRSWLYRLRPTANHPPYRPHAERLLRSGPFEEVPATPNRLRWSPLPRPTEPTDFVEGLVTMGGNGSAAHGAGIGIHQYLANRSMVDAVFYDADGELLLVPQQGRLRLVTELGVLALSPGEVGVVPRGVRFRAELPDGSASGYVCENYGALFRLPDLGPIGSNGLANPRDFLTPVAAYEDVDRPTRVIQKFQGKLWSTELDHSPLDVVAWHGNLAPYKYDLARFNTIGTVSFDHPDPSIFTVLTSPSDTPGTANCDFVIFPPRWMVGEDTFRPPWFHRNVMNEFMGLVKGAYDAKAAGFSPGAASLHNCMSGHGPDRETYERAVSVELKPHKITDTLAFMFESRWVIAPTRFAMETPAMQLDYDDCWSSFEKAKLPGAKS from the coding sequence ATGACGACGAGCGGCTACATGTCCGGGTTTGGAAACGAGCACGCCACGGAGGCCGTGCCGGGTGCGCTGCCCGAGGGGCGCAACTCGCCCCAGCGCGTGCCGTACGGGCTGTACGCCGAGCAGCTCTCGGGCACGGCCTTCACCGCGCCGCGGCGCGAGAACCGCCGCAGCTGGCTGTACCGGCTGCGCCCCACGGCGAACCACCCGCCCTACCGCCCGCACGCGGAGCGGCTGCTGCGCAGCGGCCCCTTCGAGGAGGTGCCCGCCACGCCCAACCGCCTGCGCTGGAGCCCCCTGCCCCGCCCCACCGAGCCCACGGACTTCGTGGAGGGGCTCGTCACCATGGGCGGCAACGGCTCGGCGGCGCACGGCGCGGGCATCGGCATCCACCAGTACCTGGCCAACCGCTCCATGGTGGACGCGGTGTTCTACGACGCGGACGGCGAGCTGCTGCTCGTGCCGCAGCAGGGCCGGCTGCGGCTGGTGACGGAGCTGGGCGTGCTCGCGCTCTCACCGGGTGAGGTGGGCGTGGTGCCGCGCGGCGTGCGCTTCCGCGCGGAGCTGCCGGACGGCAGCGCCTCCGGCTACGTCTGCGAGAACTACGGCGCGCTGTTCCGGCTGCCGGACCTGGGGCCCATCGGCTCCAACGGCCTCGCCAACCCGCGCGACTTCCTCACCCCGGTGGCGGCCTACGAGGACGTGGATCGGCCCACGCGCGTCATCCAGAAGTTCCAGGGCAAGCTGTGGTCCACGGAGCTGGATCACTCGCCCCTGGACGTGGTGGCCTGGCACGGCAACCTCGCGCCGTACAAGTACGACCTGGCGCGCTTCAACACCATCGGCACGGTGAGCTTCGATCACCCGGATCCGTCCATCTTCACGGTGCTCACCTCGCCGAGCGACACGCCGGGAACCGCGAACTGCGACTTCGTCATCTTCCCGCCGCGCTGGATGGTGGGCGAGGACACCTTCCGCCCGCCCTGGTTCCACCGCAACGTGATGAACGAGTTCATGGGCCTGGTGAAGGGCGCCTACGACGCGAAGGCCGCGGGCTTCTCGCCGGGCGCGGCGTCCCTGCACAACTGCATGAGCGGCCACGGCCCGGACCGCGAGACCTACGAGCGCGCGGTGTCGGTGGAGCTCAAGCCGCACAAGATCACCGACACGCTCGCCTTCATGTTCGAGAGCCGCTGGGTCATCGCCCCCACGCGCTTCGCCATGGAGACGCCCGCGATGCAGCTCGACTACGACGACTGCTGGTCGAGCTTCGAGAAGGCGAAGCTGCCCGGCGCGAAGTCCTAG